One part of the Streptomyces lienomycini genome encodes these proteins:
- a CDS encoding DUF2617 family protein, whose amino-acid sequence MHAVSLQAPYLDTAADQLCFSLDLTERPALAEREVSVGGLAVRLRLLGASHQVFAGPVRETVACLPEAVRGLPATHTRWLAGWTYDFSAATECLGPEEFSARVADALSRANEAEHSLCGVFPGSPEAVTAVVVEACGKRSGAGLAWRTWHSYPQDGHIVSTYSRLEAR is encoded by the coding sequence ATGCACGCCGTATCTCTGCAAGCCCCTTACCTGGATACGGCCGCGGATCAGCTCTGCTTCTCCCTGGACCTGACCGAACGGCCCGCGCTTGCCGAACGTGAGGTGTCCGTGGGAGGGCTCGCCGTGCGTCTGAGGCTGCTCGGCGCGTCCCATCAGGTCTTCGCGGGTCCGGTGCGGGAGACCGTGGCGTGCCTGCCGGAGGCGGTCAGGGGACTGCCGGCGACGCACACCCGGTGGTTGGCGGGGTGGACGTACGACTTCAGCGCGGCCACGGAATGCCTCGGGCCCGAGGAGTTCAGCGCCCGGGTCGCGGACGCCCTGAGCCGCGCCAACGAGGCGGAGCACAGCCTGTGCGGGGTCTTCCCCGGGTCTCCGGAAGCGGTGACGGCGGTGGTCGTCGAGGCGTGCGGCAAGCGGTCCGGCGCGGGGCTGGCCTGGCGAACCTGGCACAGCTATCCGCAGGACGGGCACATCGTATCGACGTACAGCCGGCTGGAGGCTCGATGA
- a CDS encoding phosphodiester glycosidase family protein — protein sequence MKKRLCATGAVLGVLTTSAALPPAAEASPHPRGYPASTRQVLPLGPADLPERRTTTTLQPGVTLTRIVRGNADDPALHWTVEVSIPGGDTSPDPDAPPTALKDRPSADELVADLRQDGFDARAEEVRTPRTADYTGGTLGWRVRVGTFDSQSTATAERTRLRAAGHAGSAVYTGWDGEATDRGPWHVDVLTVDPRRFRGTLDASYGPDLENRETTSELSASAAATAAVNAGFFVLDPRAGAPGDPAGVGVYDGRLLSEPVAGRPALVLHDNARRTEITRLTWQGRITSRASALRLNGINRVPGLIRNCGGSAGDTPTSLPLHDVTCTNPDELVAFTPEYGGHTPGGDGLEAVLDADDRVVQLRSPRGGTLPAGGSSVQATGERVADLTALARVGERLRPSTTLLDERGRRISPSFRTDIVNAGPELLRDGRIHVTPATDGMVRPDDPSWYYGWVHKRNPRTLAGVDGAGRTVLVTADGRDTGSLGLSITESARVAKSLGLRDAVNLDGGGSTTMVADGSVLNTPSDATGERPVGDALLILPRRHGP from the coding sequence ATGAAGAAGAGACTGTGTGCCACGGGTGCCGTGCTCGGCGTCCTCACCACGTCGGCCGCACTTCCACCGGCCGCCGAGGCGTCCCCGCATCCTCGCGGGTACCCGGCGTCCACCCGGCAGGTGCTCCCGCTGGGCCCCGCCGACCTCCCCGAGCGGCGCACCACGACCACCCTGCAGCCCGGTGTCACCCTCACCCGCATCGTGCGCGGGAACGCCGACGACCCCGCTCTCCACTGGACCGTCGAGGTCTCCATCCCCGGCGGCGACACCTCCCCGGACCCCGACGCACCGCCCACGGCCCTCAAGGACCGGCCGAGCGCCGACGAACTGGTCGCCGATCTGCGGCAGGACGGCTTCGACGCCCGGGCCGAGGAGGTGAGGACGCCCCGGACGGCCGACTACACGGGCGGCACCCTCGGCTGGAGGGTCCGCGTCGGCACGTTCGACTCGCAGTCCACCGCGACGGCCGAACGCACCCGCCTGAGAGCGGCCGGTCACGCGGGATCGGCCGTCTACACGGGCTGGGACGGCGAGGCCACGGACCGCGGTCCCTGGCACGTCGACGTGCTCACCGTCGACCCGCGCCGATTCCGCGGCACCCTGGACGCCTCGTACGGCCCGGACCTGGAGAACCGCGAGACGACCAGTGAACTCTCGGCCTCGGCCGCCGCGACCGCCGCGGTCAACGCGGGGTTCTTCGTCCTGGACCCCAGGGCGGGCGCGCCGGGAGACCCGGCCGGAGTGGGCGTGTACGACGGACGCCTGCTGAGCGAACCGGTGGCCGGACGCCCCGCCCTCGTCCTCCACGACAACGCCCGCCGCACGGAGATCACCCGCCTCACCTGGCAGGGCCGGATCACCAGCCGGGCCTCGGCCCTCCGCCTGAACGGCATCAACCGCGTACCGGGCCTGATCAGGAACTGCGGCGGCAGCGCCGGCGACACCCCGACCTCGCTGCCCCTGCACGACGTGACCTGCACCAACCCCGACGAGTTGGTCGCCTTCACCCCGGAGTACGGCGGACACACACCCGGGGGCGACGGACTGGAAGCCGTGCTCGACGCCGACGACCGGGTCGTCCAACTGCGCTCGCCACGAGGCGGAACGCTCCCCGCGGGCGGCAGCTCCGTCCAGGCGACCGGTGAACGCGTCGCCGACCTGACCGCCCTGGCCCGGGTGGGCGAGCGACTGCGTCCGAGCACGACCCTGCTGGACGAACGCGGCCGGAGGATCTCCCCCTCCTTCCGCACGGACATCGTGAACGCGGGCCCCGAACTGCTCCGCGACGGTCGGATCCACGTCACCCCCGCCACCGACGGCATGGTGCGCCCCGACGATCCGAGCTGGTACTACGGCTGGGTCCACAAGCGCAACCCGCGCACCCTGGCCGGAGTCGACGGCGCGGGCCGCACCGTCCTGGTCACCGCCGACGGACGCGACACCGGCTCCCTCGGACTCAGCATCACCGAGAGCGCCCGGGTGGCGAAGTCACTGGGCCTGCGCGACGCGGTCAACCTGGACGGCGGCGGCTCGACGACCATGGTGGCCGACGGTTCCGTACTCAACACCCCTTCGGACGCCACGGGCGAACGCCCCGTCGGCGACGCGCTGTTGATCCTGCCGCGCCGACACGGACCCTGA
- a CDS encoding alpha/beta fold hydrolase yields MPAASPHPSDSRPSDVELRRVAVNGVELNVALQGEGPAVLLLHGFPHTWHLWTRVMGPLAERHRVIAPDMRGAGASTRAADGYDAGTLACDAEALLGALGVGSAAVVGIDAGTPPAFLLAMRRPDLVGRLVVMESLLGGLPGAEEFLAQGAPWWFGFHGVPGLAETVLTGHEAQYVDWFLGTGSLGEGVDPAVRDAFVRAYTGTDALRCAFSYYRALPTSSEQIAESVAGGRLTVPTMAVGAHPVGRALERQLRPVADHLVGHVIEDCGHIIPLHRPEGLLGLLEPFLGNRRPAHR; encoded by the coding sequence GTGCCCGCCGCCTCGCCCCACCCCTCCGATTCCCGCCCGTCAGACGTCGAGCTCCGGCGCGTCGCGGTGAACGGCGTCGAACTCAACGTGGCCCTCCAGGGCGAGGGCCCCGCTGTGCTCCTGCTGCACGGCTTTCCGCACACCTGGCACCTGTGGACCCGTGTCATGGGCCCCCTCGCCGAACGTCATCGAGTGATCGCGCCGGACATGCGAGGGGCGGGGGCCAGTACGCGCGCGGCGGACGGATACGACGCCGGCACGCTCGCGTGCGACGCCGAAGCGCTGCTGGGCGCCCTCGGAGTGGGCTCGGCGGCCGTCGTGGGCATCGACGCCGGTACCCCACCGGCGTTCCTTCTCGCCATGCGTCGCCCCGACCTCGTGGGACGACTCGTGGTCATGGAGTCACTGCTGGGCGGGCTGCCGGGGGCCGAGGAGTTCCTCGCGCAGGGGGCGCCCTGGTGGTTCGGCTTCCACGGGGTGCCCGGTCTCGCGGAAACCGTGCTGACCGGGCACGAGGCCCAGTACGTCGACTGGTTCCTGGGCACCGGTTCCCTCGGGGAGGGCGTGGACCCCGCCGTCCGGGACGCCTTCGTACGGGCGTACACCGGGACCGATGCCCTGCGCTGCGCGTTCTCGTACTACCGGGCGCTGCCCACGAGCAGTGAGCAGATCGCGGAGTCCGTCGCCGGGGGCCGGTTGACCGTCCCCACCATGGCCGTCGGCGCCCATCCGGTGGGCCGGGCCCTCGAACGGCAGCTGCGGCCGGTCGCCGATCACCTCGTCGGGCACGTGATCGAGGACTGCGGGCACATCATCCCGCTGCATCGTCCCGAAGGGCTGCTCGGCCTTCTCGAACCCTTCCTCGGGAACCGCCGGCCGGCCCACCGATGA
- a CDS encoding polyamine aminopropyltransferase, whose protein sequence is MSSTLDDRATATPPRPPADRHTRGARFLLLLAVFLCAACGLVYELALTALGSYLIGNSVLQTSVVISVMVFAMGVGSLAAKPLRSRPIVAFAVVEGVLALVGGLSVLMLYAAFAWLQLYMPAMIVVSLVVGLLIGAEIPLLMTLLQRIRKQEASSAVADMFAVDYIGALVGGLCFPLFLLPTFGQLKGALVVGVVNAVAGVIVVVFIFRRQTGRLVKAGLLAGVTVVLAALGTTYVLADDLEVTARQHMYADPIIHSETTQYQDIVVTRSTAFTGEPDVRLFLNGDLQFSSVDEYRYHESLVHPALSGRRSNVLILGGGDGLALREVLRYDDVRHATLVELDPAMTRLARTYEPLRKLNHGSLDDPRAKVVNADAFTWLRAARQRYDAVIIDFPDPDSASLAKLYSVEFYHLLGRVLAPHGQVMVQSGSPFFAPKTYWSIAKTIETAGYATTEFQVDVPSFGNWGFVLATPGTEAPPLRLAPDRPKLRYLDAAVLKAATVFPVDRRRTDVRPSTLMDPAVLEYVQDEWRDY, encoded by the coding sequence ATGAGCTCCACCCTGGACGACCGCGCCACCGCGACGCCCCCGCGCCCTCCGGCCGACCGCCACACCCGGGGGGCGCGGTTCCTGCTGCTGCTCGCCGTCTTCCTCTGCGCCGCCTGCGGCCTCGTCTACGAGCTGGCCCTGACCGCCCTGGGCAGCTACCTCATCGGCAACTCGGTGCTCCAGACCTCCGTGGTCATCTCCGTGATGGTCTTCGCGATGGGCGTGGGATCACTGGCCGCCAAACCGCTGCGCAGCCGTCCCATCGTGGCCTTCGCCGTGGTGGAGGGGGTGCTCGCGCTGGTCGGCGGCCTGTCCGTCCTGATGCTGTACGCGGCCTTCGCCTGGCTCCAGCTCTACATGCCCGCGATGATCGTGGTGTCCCTGGTGGTGGGCCTGCTCATCGGCGCCGAGATCCCGCTGCTGATGACGCTGCTCCAGCGCATCCGCAAGCAGGAGGCGAGCAGCGCCGTCGCCGACATGTTCGCCGTCGACTACATCGGCGCCCTCGTCGGCGGCCTGTGCTTCCCGCTGTTCCTGCTGCCGACGTTCGGCCAGTTGAAGGGCGCGCTGGTGGTCGGCGTGGTCAACGCGGTCGCCGGAGTCATCGTCGTGGTGTTCATCTTCCGCCGCCAGACCGGCCGACTGGTCAAGGCCGGACTGCTGGCCGGCGTCACCGTGGTGCTCGCCGCGCTCGGTACGACGTACGTGCTGGCGGACGACCTGGAGGTGACCGCGCGGCAGCACATGTACGCGGACCCGATCATCCACTCCGAGACCACGCAGTACCAGGACATCGTGGTCACCCGCTCCACCGCCTTCACCGGGGAACCCGACGTACGGCTCTTCCTCAACGGCGACCTCCAGTTCAGCTCGGTCGACGAGTACCGCTACCACGAGTCGCTGGTCCACCCCGCGTTGTCCGGCCGCCGCTCCAACGTGCTGATCCTGGGCGGCGGTGACGGGCTCGCGCTGCGCGAGGTGCTGCGCTACGACGACGTCCGCCATGCCACCCTGGTCGAACTGGACCCGGCGATGACCCGGTTGGCGCGGACCTACGAGCCGCTGCGGAAGCTCAATCACGGTTCGCTGGACGATCCGCGGGCCAAGGTCGTCAACGCGGACGCCTTCACCTGGCTGCGCGCGGCCCGGCAGCGGTACGACGCGGTGATCATCGACTTCCCCGACCCGGACTCGGCGTCGCTGGCGAAGCTGTACTCGGTGGAGTTCTACCATCTGCTCGGCCGGGTGCTGGCGCCGCACGGCCAGGTCATGGTGCAGAGCGGGTCGCCGTTCTTCGCCCCCAAGACCTACTGGTCGATCGCGAAGACCATCGAGACCGCCGGGTACGCGACGACGGAGTTCCAGGTCGACGTGCCGAGCTTCGGCAACTGGGGTTTCGTCCTCGCCACCCCCGGCACCGAGGCCCCGCCGCTGCGGCTCGCCCCGGACCGGCCGAAGCTCCGCTACCTGGACGCGGCGGTGCTGAAGGCGGCCACCGTGTTCCCCGTCGACCGCCGCCGCACCGACGTACGGCCGAGCACCCTGATGGATCCCGCGGTGCTCGAGTACGTGCAGGACGAGTGGCGCGACTACTGA
- a CDS encoding alpha/beta hydrolase, translating to MFANVPHTVLSPARARVLLILAVLLAVLAPTAPGALAAGKPDAAARPGAEVVDVTRVADRQVDLSVRSTALGGRTVNVRLLTPDGWNPHDRHRRQHWPTLWLLHGCCGDYTSWTSMTDVADTASLRDVLVVMPEAGWNGWYSDWWNHGQGGDPAWETFHTKELRRLLERDWGAGSDRVVAGLSMGGQGALLYAARHPGMFRATAAYSGSAHPLLNDESIDRIMGFFAGQGDDPLRVWGDPTAQRRIWQAHDPFHLAKRLRSIPVYLSCGDGTTGPLDQPGATSALEADFNRQNHALAAELNRVGARHLTTNFYGPGTHGWAYWERELHASLPMLLGALGIDGG from the coding sequence GTGTTCGCGAACGTGCCCCACACCGTCCTGAGCCCCGCGCGGGCCAGGGTCCTCCTGATCCTCGCCGTACTGCTGGCCGTCCTGGCGCCGACCGCGCCCGGGGCGCTGGCCGCGGGGAAGCCGGACGCGGCCGCACGCCCCGGCGCGGAAGTCGTCGACGTCACCCGGGTCGCGGACCGGCAGGTCGACCTGTCCGTGCGGTCGACCGCCCTGGGCGGCCGCACGGTCAACGTCCGCCTCCTCACCCCCGACGGCTGGAACCCGCACGACCGGCACCGCCGACAGCACTGGCCCACCCTCTGGCTGCTGCACGGCTGCTGCGGCGACTACACGTCCTGGACGAGCATGACGGACGTGGCGGACACCGCCAGCCTGCGCGACGTCCTCGTCGTCATGCCCGAGGCGGGCTGGAACGGCTGGTACAGCGACTGGTGGAACCACGGGCAGGGCGGCGACCCGGCGTGGGAGACCTTCCACACGAAGGAGCTGCGCCGGCTCCTGGAACGCGACTGGGGCGCGGGCTCGGACCGTGTGGTCGCCGGCCTTTCGATGGGCGGCCAGGGAGCCCTCCTCTACGCCGCCCGGCACCCGGGCATGTTCAGGGCGACGGCGGCGTACTCCGGATCCGCCCACCCGCTCCTGAACGACGAGTCGATCGACCGCATCATGGGCTTCTTCGCCGGCCAGGGCGACGATCCGCTCCGCGTCTGGGGCGACCCGACGGCCCAACGCCGGATCTGGCAGGCCCACGACCCCTTCCACCTCGCCAAGCGGCTGAGGTCCATCCCGGTCTACCTCTCCTGCGGCGACGGCACCACCGGCCCCCTGGACCAGCCAGGTGCCACCAGCGCCCTGGAGGCCGACTTCAACCGCCAGAACCACGCGCTCGCGGCCGAGCTGAACCGGGTGGGCGCGAGGCACCTGACGACCAACTTCTACGGTCCGGGGACCCACGGCTGGGCGTACTGGGAAAGGGAGTTGCACGCGTCGCTGCCGATGCTGCTGGGCGCGTTGGGCATCGACGGCGGCTGA
- a CDS encoding DUF4247 domain-containing protein translates to MNSTRLFRGAVAAALVTVLLSACSSDGEDGVPRSWIGKTYSAGGSGWLDKNSSPAKVADAIDHHRDALDRASGGGMEFLRYGDDMVTVSPYQRGSTIEIEDYRNGYRRHQQHLTYWPNPSSFRGGGPGSGK, encoded by the coding sequence ATGAACAGCACCCGACTCTTTCGCGGGGCGGTGGCGGCCGCGCTGGTCACGGTCCTGCTCTCCGCCTGCTCCAGCGACGGCGAGGACGGCGTCCCGCGCAGCTGGATCGGCAAGACGTACTCGGCCGGCGGGAGCGGGTGGCTCGACAAGAACAGTTCGCCGGCCAAGGTCGCCGACGCGATCGACCACCACCGCGACGCCCTCGACCGGGCGTCCGGCGGCGGCATGGAGTTCCTGCGCTACGGCGACGACATGGTGACCGTCTCGCCGTACCAACGGGGCAGCACGATCGAGATCGAGGACTACCGCAACGGCTACCGCCGGCATCAGCAGCACCTCACCTACTGGCCCAACCCGAGCAGCTTCCGCGGCGGCGGCCCCGGTTCCGGCAAGTGA
- a CDS encoding MarR family winged helix-turn-helix transcriptional regulator: protein MTRSTLEAAVAANHELFMRTSDRIEAVLAEHGLTHVTAQALWAIDPAQAPPSMKALAGRLYCNAPNLSFVMNQLTDRGLVERSPDPADRRSRVVALTEEGRRVRSAVIEATLALTPFARLSHDELRQLVELLGKTLVHGEA from the coding sequence ATGACGCGAAGCACCCTCGAGGCGGCGGTGGCGGCGAACCACGAGCTGTTCATGCGGACCAGCGACCGGATCGAGGCCGTCCTGGCGGAACACGGCCTGACCCACGTGACCGCTCAGGCCCTCTGGGCCATCGACCCGGCCCAGGCGCCGCCCTCGATGAAGGCACTGGCCGGCCGCCTGTACTGCAACGCGCCCAACCTCAGCTTCGTCATGAACCAACTCACCGACCGGGGCCTCGTCGAACGCTCACCCGACCCCGCCGACCGCCGCTCACGCGTCGTGGCCCTGACGGAGGAGGGACGCCGGGTCCGGTCGGCCGTCATCGAGGCGACCCTCGCGCTGACCCCCTTCGCCCGGCTGTCGCACGACGAGCTGCGTCAACTGGTGGAACTGCTGGGCAAGACACTTGTTCATGGCGAGGCGTGA
- a CDS encoding SDR family NAD(P)-dependent oxidoreductase: protein MHDYTDTTALVTGASKGLGEAYARELARRGAHVILVARSADALHALAGEIRTKHSVRVDVIAADLADRRSPQRIVDAVDGLGLDVDLLVNNAGMGSVGPFLGRPLEPNLQSVDLNVTALVGLVHLLGARMVERGRGGIVNIGSTAAFQPMPYQSSYAATKAFVLSFTEALAEEVRGTGVRVIAAHPGATATGFFDRTTASMDPKFTDAPADVAARTLDDYARGRSVSFPGRVSQRAGVWASRVLPRTTVTRLTGALNRRLGLHDVSDLDPATARGQ, encoded by the coding sequence ATGCACGACTACACGGACACCACCGCCCTGGTCACCGGCGCGTCGAAGGGTCTCGGCGAGGCCTACGCACGCGAACTGGCCCGCCGGGGAGCACATGTGATCCTGGTCGCCCGTTCGGCCGACGCACTCCACGCCCTTGCCGGAGAGATCCGGACGAAGCACTCCGTACGCGTCGACGTGATCGCCGCGGACCTCGCGGACCGCCGGTCGCCGCAGAGGATCGTCGACGCCGTCGACGGCCTCGGCCTGGACGTGGATCTTCTGGTCAACAACGCCGGGATGGGCTCCGTGGGGCCCTTCCTCGGCCGTCCCCTCGAGCCCAATCTCCAGTCCGTCGACCTGAACGTCACCGCGTTGGTCGGCCTGGTCCACCTCCTGGGCGCCCGCATGGTCGAGCGCGGTCGCGGCGGCATCGTCAACATCGGCTCCACCGCCGCCTTCCAGCCCATGCCGTACCAGTCGAGCTACGCCGCCACCAAGGCGTTCGTGCTCTCCTTCACCGAGGCGCTCGCGGAGGAGGTCCGCGGCACCGGCGTACGCGTGATCGCGGCGCACCCTGGAGCCACCGCCACGGGATTCTTCGACCGGACGACCGCGTCCATGGACCCGAAGTTCACGGATGCCCCCGCCGACGTGGCCGCCAGGACGCTCGACGACTACGCCCGCGGCCGGTCCGTCTCCTTTCCCGGGCGAGTGTCCCAGCGCGCCGGGGTCTGGGCCTCGCGGGTGCTCCCCCGCACCACGGTCACGCGTCTCACGGGCGCCCTCAACCGCCGGCTCGGCCTCCACGACGTCAGCGATCTCGACCCCGCCACCGCCCGTGGGCAGTGA
- a CDS encoding pyridoxamine 5'-phosphate oxidase family protein, translating to MSVRRPTAKQPSTELDARYSSALQPRPGTADVTATDWDEARRRLEAAEIFWVATVRPGGGPHVTPVIAAWHDGVLYFSTGPGEQKARNLAHDARCALITGGNSLTEGFDLVVEGEAEPVADPAVLEEVVAAYERKYGAHITSAEGTFHGIGDAMRRGDAVLFAVAPVTAYGFGRDEGVYSHTRWGF from the coding sequence ATGTCCGTACGACGACCTACCGCGAAGCAGCCCTCGACCGAACTCGACGCCCGCTACAGCTCCGCACTCCAACCTCGTCCGGGCACCGCGGACGTCACCGCCACCGACTGGGACGAGGCCCGGCGGCGTCTGGAGGCCGCCGAGATCTTCTGGGTGGCCACGGTGCGGCCCGGTGGCGGACCGCACGTCACACCGGTGATCGCGGCGTGGCACGACGGGGTGCTGTACTTCTCCACCGGTCCCGGTGAGCAGAAGGCCCGGAACCTGGCGCACGATGCGCGCTGCGCGCTGATCACGGGCGGGAACTCGCTCACCGAGGGGTTCGACCTCGTGGTCGAGGGCGAGGCGGAACCGGTCGCCGATCCGGCGGTGCTGGAGGAGGTGGTCGCGGCCTACGAGAGGAAGTACGGGGCGCACATCACGTCGGCCGAAGGCACCTTCCACGGCATCGGGGACGCCATGCGGCGCGGAGACGCGGTGCTGTTCGCGGTGGCCCCCGTCACCGCGTACGGGTTCGGCCGGGACGAGGGGGTCTACAGCCATACGCGGTGGGGGTTCTGA
- a CDS encoding winged helix-turn-helix transcriptional regulator produces MTPSSTSRSPNSARGDLFDPGCPTRRLLDRIGTKWTSMAVKVLAEASPEEVRFAELQRRMTGISQKMLSATLQGLTRDGLVARRVEATVPPRVHYRLTPLGRSLEEPLAALREWAEAHMAEVDRANRRGDEASAGSSPAVPPARAGSPPRPPR; encoded by the coding sequence GTGACCCCCTCCTCGACATCACGCTCCCCGAACAGCGCCCGGGGAGACCTGTTCGACCCGGGGTGCCCCACCCGCCGCCTGCTCGACCGGATCGGCACCAAGTGGACGTCCATGGCCGTCAAGGTGCTGGCGGAGGCGTCCCCGGAGGAGGTGCGGTTCGCGGAACTGCAGCGCAGGATGACCGGCATCTCGCAGAAGATGCTGTCGGCCACGCTGCAGGGCCTCACCCGCGACGGCCTCGTCGCCCGCCGGGTCGAGGCGACCGTCCCGCCCCGCGTCCACTACCGGCTCACCCCGCTCGGCCGGTCCCTGGAGGAACCACTGGCCGCGCTCCGTGAGTGGGCGGAGGCGCACATGGCCGAGGTGGACCGCGCCAACCGGCGCGGCGACGAGGCGTCGGCGGGGAGCAGCCCCGCGGTGCCGCCCGCTCGCGCCGGCTCCCCACCCCGCCCGCCCAGGTGA
- a CDS encoding DUF350 domain-containing protein: MTEIFESAGQALLYGVVGLAVMAVGFVALDLVTPGKLFHVVWRDRNRGAAVLLGSQSVAVGLVIMSAIRASESEEGLGYGLFSTLLYGLAGVLVMTLVGIVIGMLTPGQMGAVALDDGDDRRPHPAAWVQAGMYLGTAVMVGAALS; encoded by the coding sequence GTGACCGAGATCTTCGAGTCGGCCGGGCAGGCCCTGCTCTACGGGGTCGTGGGCCTCGCCGTGATGGCCGTCGGCTTCGTCGCCCTCGACCTCGTCACCCCCGGCAAGCTCTTCCACGTGGTGTGGCGGGACCGCAACCGCGGCGCGGCCGTGCTCCTCGGCAGCCAGTCCGTCGCGGTCGGCCTGGTCATCATGTCGGCCATCCGGGCCAGCGAGTCCGAAGAGGGCCTGGGATACGGCCTGTTCAGCACGCTGCTCTACGGGCTGGCCGGGGTGCTGGTGATGACGCTGGTCGGCATCGTCATCGGCATGCTGACGCCCGGCCAGATGGGCGCGGTGGCCCTCGACGACGGCGACGACCGCCGCCCGCACCCCGCCGCCTGGGTCCAGGCCGGCATGTACCTGGGCACCGCCGTCATGGTCGGCGCGGCCCTCTCCTAG